From a single Ornithorhynchus anatinus isolate Pmale09 chromosome 4, mOrnAna1.pri.v4, whole genome shotgun sequence genomic region:
- the LOC100086420 gene encoding guanylate-binding protein 1-like has product MATKKIMPAPICLIENSSSGQLTVNQKALAILSGISQPVVVVAIVGLYRTGKSYLMNRLAGQKKGFSLGSTVQSHTKGIWMWCVPHPTEKNLTLVLLDTEGLGDVEKEDPKNDSWIFALAVLLSSMFVYNSMGTINQPAMDQLHYVSELTEHIRSKTVPSLDGVDDSAGFVSFFPDFVWTVRDFNLELKLDGHPITEEEYLENALKLKRGTDEKTKLFNLPRTCIRQFFPTKKCFVFAPPATWKELPKLEDLQENELQPEFVEQTGRFCSYIFQNAKVKTIQGGIVINGPRLESLVVTYVETISSGTVPCMENAVSALAEIENSAAVQKALDCYEKLMSPVKFSTNTLQELLDLHTASEGKAIEVFMQHSFKDEDQKYQRELRNHLLAKWDDFFKQNEKESTKRCMTLLQNIFKPLDEAMKNGTFSRPGGYHHFLQKKQKLKEKYEQESKKEPWAEETLVKYLQSMEDKAETILQVDQSLSEKEKMIEVEKAKSESAMQAAKQLQEMQEKSQQLLEQTEKSHQEHVKQLIKKMEEEKQHMLAEQEKALNLKLKEHTQIIREGLQNEAKQLENQILSLQKQIHTPRPSSPCTIL; this is encoded by the exons ATGGCCACCAAGAAGATCATGCCCGCTCCCATATGTCTAATCGAGAACTCCAGCAGCGGCCAGCTAACGGTGAATCAGAAGGCGTTGGCCATCCTGTCCGGCATTTCCCAGCCTGTGGTCGTGGTGGCCATCGTGGGCCTGTATCGCACCGGGAAATCCTACCTGATGAACAGGCTGGCGGGACAGAAGAAGG GCTTCTCTCTGGGCTCCACAGTGCAGTCTCACACCAAGGGAATCTGGATGTGGTGTGTTCCTCATCCCACAGAGAAAAACCTCACTCTGGTTCTGCTGGacactgaggggctgggagatgtGGAGAAG GAGGATCCCAAGAATGACTCCTGGATTTTTGCCTTGGCTGTTCTGCTGAGCAGCATGTTTGTATATAACAGCATGGGCACTATCAATCAGCCGGCCATGGACCAGCTTCA CTATGTGTCAGAGCTGACAGAACACATCAGGAGCAAAACTGTGCCCAGTCTTGATGGGGTAGATGACTCAGCTGGATTCGTCAGCTTCTTCCCAGACTTTGTGTGGACTGTGCGCGATTTCAACTTGGAGCTGAAACTGGACGGTCACCCCATCACCGAAGAAGAGTACCTGGAGAATGCCCTTAAACTAAAGAGAG GGACCGACGAGAAAACCAAACTGTTTAATCTGCCCCGGACCTGTATCCGGCAATTCTTTCCGACTAAGAAGTGTTTTGTCTTTGCCCCACCGGCAACCTGGAAAGAGCTCCCTAAACTGGAGGACTTGCAGGAAAACGAACTGCAACCTGAGTTTGTGGAACAGACAGGACGCTTCTGCTCCTACATCTTCCAAAATGCCAAGGTCAAGACGATTCAGGGGGGCATAGTAATCAACGGTCCTC GGCTGGAAAGCCTAGTGGTGACCTATGTAGAGACCATCTCCAGTGGCACTGTGCCCTGCATGGAGAATGCAGTGTCAGCCCTGGCAGAGATTGAAAACTCAGCTGCAGTTCAGAAGGCCCTAGACTGCTATGAGAAGCTGATGAGCCCAGTGAAGTTCTCCACAAACACCCTGCAGGAGCTGCTGGACTTGCATACGGCCAGCGAAGGGAAAGCCATTGAGGTCTTCATGCAGCATTCCTTCAAGGATGAAGATCAAAAGTACCAGAGGGAGCTAAGG AACCATCTGTTAGCAAAATGGGATGACTTCTTTAAGCAGAATGAAAAAGAGTCAACCAAACGTTGCATGACTTTGCTTCAGAATATTTTCAAGCCTCTGGATGAGGCGATGAAGAATGGAACCTTCTCCAGACCGGGAGGATATCACCACTTTCTTCAGAAGAAACAAAAACTAAAGGAGAAATATGAGCAGGAGTCAAAAAAGGAACCATGG GCTGAGGAGACTCTTGTAAAGTATTTGCAATCGATGGAAGATAAGGCAGAAACAATATTACAAGTGGATCAGTCACtctcagaaaaggaaaagatgatTGAAG TGGAGAAGGCAAAATCTGAGTCCGCAATGCAGGCAGCCAAGCAGCTCCAGGAAATGCAGGAGAAGAGTCAGCAGTTGCTGGAGCAGACGGAGAAAAGTCACCAGGAACACGTGAAACAACTGATCAagaagatggaagaggagaagcagcacatgCTGGCAGAGCAAGAGAAGGCCTTAAATTTGAAACTCAAG GAGCACACACAGATAATTCGGGAAGGGCTCCAAAACGAAGCCAAGCAACTAGAGAATCAGATTTTGAGCCTCCAGAAGCAGATCCATACTCCCCGTCCATCCTCACCCTGCACCATATTGTGA